The following coding sequences are from one Shewanella putrefaciens window:
- a CDS encoding TonB-dependent hemoglobin/transferrin/lactoferrin family receptor has translation MKKKPLVIAMAVALSSSTLSFTLAAEDVTKAEIQESADKKLITTEFDEVLVSATRISEKASETSRSVAVVGEEQLAIAQASSVANALKHEANISLTNGPRASSQGVEIRGLSGDRILQTIDGARQNTSSGHRGTYFMDPELLKSIEVLRGPASSLWGSGALGGVVAQNTKSAKDFLAPNEKFGGYLQQGYETNGDRVKTSGAVYGQEGTIDWLLNGSYFDSNNIKTGNDETLINSASDGGSGLAKLGWQADEASRLELSARVNKTNELVPSNPSTVVSSSVPLVRRQTDDQNITLNYSLNPTNNPYLDTKVQVYWNSTDYDEDRVTKGQKDSTEFRTVGVNLNNSSRLGNTKLTYGVDGYRDTIETVRDDSGQVGQRPGNIDGESTVWGAFTRADIELIKTLNLDAALRYDNFKNDSNNLNMSSDDNELSPSLGLSWQTQPWLTLSARYDQAFRAPTVEEMYSSGTHYCIPPIPGFLPQGLCNTFATNPNLKPETARNKEIKADLRFSDLAGDDELAVTLNVFRNDVDDFIVQQVSNPWRGIPGFEQTTSWNNVEDARLTGFEISGRYRIGQTRLAMNYGQTHGEDRKTGEYIEGIPANKFNVDLSQGIMDGDMKLGTRVTYVASQSNTPDGYSVAKYDDYKLWDIYVAWEPTMGVMSGVRVDFAVENIGDEQYQQAWQTLYQPGRNMKLSARYMF, from the coding sequence ATGAAAAAAAAGCCATTAGTCATCGCGATGGCGGTAGCGCTGAGTAGTTCGACGCTGAGTTTTACATTAGCTGCCGAAGACGTTACTAAGGCAGAGATTCAAGAGAGTGCCGATAAAAAACTGATTACTACTGAGTTTGATGAAGTCCTTGTGAGTGCGACACGCATCAGTGAAAAAGCCTCCGAAACTAGCCGTAGCGTGGCCGTTGTGGGTGAAGAACAGCTTGCGATTGCGCAAGCTTCTTCTGTGGCAAATGCGCTTAAACATGAGGCCAATATTTCGCTGACTAATGGCCCAAGAGCTTCATCGCAAGGGGTTGAAATCCGTGGTTTAAGTGGCGATAGAATTCTGCAAACGATCGATGGTGCAAGGCAAAATACCAGTTCAGGTCATAGGGGAACATATTTTATGGATCCTGAACTACTCAAATCGATTGAGGTATTGCGTGGACCCGCGAGTAGTTTGTGGGGGAGCGGTGCCTTAGGTGGTGTAGTCGCCCAGAATACTAAGTCCGCAAAAGACTTTTTAGCCCCAAATGAGAAATTTGGTGGTTATCTTCAGCAGGGATATGAAACCAATGGCGATCGCGTTAAAACCAGTGGTGCCGTTTATGGACAAGAAGGCACGATTGATTGGTTACTCAATGGTTCCTATTTCGATTCAAATAATATTAAAACTGGTAACGATGAAACCCTGATCAATAGTGCATCCGATGGTGGCAGTGGTTTGGCTAAACTAGGTTGGCAAGCTGACGAGGCATCACGGTTAGAATTATCAGCAAGGGTTAATAAAACCAACGAATTAGTACCAAGTAATCCCTCTACTGTGGTCAGCAGTTCAGTTCCCTTAGTTCGTCGCCAAACGGATGATCAAAATATCACGTTAAATTATAGCCTTAACCCTACTAATAACCCTTATTTGGACACTAAAGTACAAGTGTATTGGAATAGTACGGACTACGACGAAGACCGCGTGACTAAGGGTCAAAAGGATAGCACTGAGTTTAGAACCGTAGGCGTAAATCTGAATAACAGTTCGCGCTTAGGCAATACCAAGTTGACCTATGGCGTTGATGGTTACCGCGATACCATCGAAACCGTTCGTGACGATAGCGGACAAGTCGGGCAGCGCCCCGGAAACATTGATGGTGAAAGCACTGTTTGGGGAGCTTTTACCCGTGCAGATATTGAGTTGATTAAGACCCTCAACTTAGATGCCGCCCTGCGCTATGACAACTTTAAAAATGACAGTAATAACCTCAACATGTCATCGGATGATAATGAATTATCACCTTCTCTTGGTTTGAGCTGGCAGACTCAACCTTGGTTAACATTAAGTGCCCGCTATGACCAAGCGTTCCGCGCGCCTACGGTGGAGGAAATGTATTCCAGCGGGACGCATTATTGTATTCCGCCTATCCCAGGATTCTTACCCCAAGGTCTGTGTAACACCTTTGCGACCAATCCGAATTTAAAGCCTGAAACCGCTCGTAATAAAGAAATTAAAGCGGACTTACGTTTTAGTGACTTGGCGGGTGATGATGAACTGGCGGTGACCTTAAACGTCTTCCGTAACGATGTTGACGACTTTATTGTGCAGCAGGTTTCTAACCCTTGGCGTGGTATTCCAGGATTTGAGCAAACCACGTCATGGAATAACGTCGAAGATGCTCGTTTAACGGGTTTTGAAATTAGTGGCCGTTATCGCATTGGTCAAACTCGTTTAGCCATGAATTATGGTCAAACCCATGGCGAAGATCGTAAGACAGGGGAATATATTGAAGGAATACCTGCCAATAAATTCAATGTCGACTTATCTCAAGGCATTATGGATGGCGATATGAAACTGGGCACCCGAGTCACCTATGTCGCCAGTCAGTCAAATACACCTGATGGATACAGTGTGGCGAAATACGATGATTACAAACTGTGGGATATCTACGTTGCATGGGAGCCTACTATGGGGGTGATGTCGGGTGTGAGAGTGGATTTTGCCGTTGAAAATATCGGTGATGAACAGTATCAACAGGCATGGCAAACCTTGTATCAGCCAGGGCGAAATATGAAGTTATCGGCGCGTTACATGTTCTAA
- the hutX gene encoding heme utilization cystosolic carrier protein HutX, which produces MASIEPDTEQVARHSMLRQRFEQQADLMPAQLASELGIAEMEVVAALPPEQVVFVPLTQLDTLLQMLPEWGNLTTIVMLSGSVFEFKGDFPQGKYAHGYYNLYSKGDGLHGHLKLDTMRGIALISRPFRGSESHSINFFGSEGEVVFKVYLGRDKQRALFPEQVRQFKALAARFVLSDLSSNV; this is translated from the coding sequence ATGGCAAGTATCGAACCCGATACAGAACAGGTCGCGCGGCATAGCATGCTTAGACAGCGATTTGAACAGCAAGCCGATTTAATGCCAGCGCAACTTGCGAGTGAATTAGGCATTGCAGAAATGGAAGTGGTAGCTGCATTACCGCCAGAACAAGTGGTTTTTGTGCCACTAACGCAGCTCGATACTTTGCTACAAATGCTGCCAGAGTGGGGAAACTTAACCACGATTGTGATGCTTTCTGGCAGTGTATTTGAATTTAAAGGTGACTTTCCTCAGGGTAAATATGCCCACGGTTACTACAACCTCTACAGTAAGGGAGATGGGCTACATGGGCACCTCAAGTTAGATACCATGCGTGGTATTGCACTTATTAGCCGTCCTTTTAGGGGGAGTGAGAGCCATTCGATCAACTTCTTCGGTAGCGAGGGGGAGGTTGTGTTTAAGGTGTATCTCGGCCGTGATAAACAAAGGGCGCTATTTCCTGAGCAAGTGCGACAATTTAAAGCATTAGCGGCCCGTTTTGTATTGTCAGATTTAAGCTCGAATGTGTAA
- the hutZ gene encoding heme utilization protein HutZ — MKTEMTEQEQRLRDKLLPEIEAFKQQKETLQLATVDIHGQPNASYAPFALADDGFYILVSDLARHGHNLKHSTKVSVMLVEDEAAAKSVFARKRLTFDAIAEAVPRDTPAFSKGVAVLSARFGEMSDNLAALTDFNLYKLAPHQGLYVKGFGQAFTLSGAELLDVDWKRDGHHGTPKTPESMQVA, encoded by the coding sequence ATGAAAACTGAAATGACTGAGCAAGAACAGCGTTTAAGGGACAAATTATTACCCGAAATTGAAGCCTTTAAGCAGCAAAAGGAAACCCTGCAATTAGCAACCGTTGATATTCATGGTCAGCCCAATGCTAGTTATGCTCCCTTTGCACTGGCCGATGATGGATTTTATATTTTGGTCAGTGATCTCGCCAGACATGGCCATAATCTAAAACATTCAACCAAAGTGTCAGTTATGTTGGTTGAAGATGAAGCTGCCGCAAAATCTGTCTTTGCCCGTAAGCGTTTAACCTTTGATGCAATTGCCGAGGCCGTGCCCCGTGATACCCCTGCTTTTAGCAAAGGTGTTGCCGTGTTATCCGCTCGTTTTGGCGAAATGTCGGATAATCTTGCGGCCTTGACGGATTTTAATTTATATAAACTTGCGCCCCATCAAGGGTTATATGTGAAGGGTTTTGGTCAGGCATTTACTTTAAGTGGTGCAGAACTCTTAGATGTGGATTGGAAGCGCGATGGTCACCATGGCACTCCCAAAACGCCAGAAAGTATGCAAGTCGCTTAG
- a CDS encoding ABC transporter transmembrane domain-containing protein produces MPRVHEPIAKSSESIKTDIAKNPTSKIRQRSVLPWIAGFLKPYQFKVVAAIIFLMIGSLAWLSLGQGVRLMVDEGFVRDNAQRLNEIILLVLGITAISGTAVFCRFYLMTWLGERVSADIRLTVYNQLLKLSPAFYAKVRTGEVISRFTADSTLLQTVVGSSLSMALRSGVTVLGGLVMMGITSVKMTLLVLLAVPLVLGPVIFFGRKVRVLARESQDRVADLGAYVDETLHEIHTVQAYGHEDKDRSLFHTRVEDVMSAASGRIRYRALLISSVMFLSIAAIAMVTWVGAHDVMAGRMTGGELSAFMFYAVMVAGAVATISEVIGEIQRASGAAERLIELAETQVDIPVATHPVSLPADVSGELVIEGLSFAYPEQDTLVLKDVNMTITAGERVALVGPSGAGKSTLFQLLQRFYVPSEGSIRLEGIDIANLLPQDLRAQFALVPQDSVIFATSVLENVRYGRVDATEQEVIDACIAARAHEFISEFTEGYQTYLGERGVRLSGGQKQRIAIARAILADRPILLLDEATSALDAVSEQKVKQALDVLMANKTTLIIAHRLSTVINADRIFVFDKGEIVASGRHQALMQSNALYREFASLQLLTEDANACAINETT; encoded by the coding sequence ATGCCTCGCGTGCATGAGCCTATTGCTAAATCATCTGAATCCATTAAAACTGACATAGCTAAAAATCCAACCTCAAAGATACGGCAACGATCGGTATTACCTTGGATTGCGGGTTTCCTTAAGCCATATCAGTTTAAAGTGGTCGCCGCGATTATCTTTTTGATGATAGGTTCACTCGCTTGGTTGTCACTCGGCCAAGGAGTGCGCTTGATGGTGGACGAGGGCTTTGTGCGTGATAATGCACAGCGATTAAATGAAATCATACTGTTAGTGCTTGGGATTACCGCCATCAGTGGCACGGCGGTGTTTTGCCGTTTTTATTTAATGACTTGGCTTGGTGAACGCGTTAGCGCCGATATTCGCCTTACCGTTTATAATCAACTCCTTAAACTCTCTCCGGCGTTTTACGCTAAGGTGCGAACTGGTGAGGTGATCTCCCGTTTTACCGCCGATTCTACCTTGCTTCAAACTGTCGTAGGTTCAAGCCTTTCGATGGCACTGCGCTCTGGCGTGACTGTCCTTGGTGGTTTAGTGATGATGGGTATCACTAGCGTAAAGATGACCTTGCTGGTGCTATTGGCTGTGCCTTTAGTGCTAGGGCCAGTGATCTTTTTTGGTCGAAAAGTGCGAGTCTTAGCGCGGGAAAGCCAAGACAGGGTTGCCGATCTTGGCGCTTATGTGGATGAAACACTCCATGAAATCCACACAGTGCAAGCCTATGGACATGAGGATAAAGATCGCAGTTTATTTCATACCCGCGTTGAAGATGTGATGTCGGCGGCCAGCGGTAGAATTCGATATCGTGCACTGCTTATTTCATCCGTGATGTTTTTAAGTATCGCAGCGATTGCTATGGTGACTTGGGTAGGCGCCCATGATGTGATGGCCGGTAGGATGACAGGAGGTGAGTTGTCGGCCTTTATGTTTTACGCAGTGATGGTGGCGGGCGCCGTGGCAACGATCAGTGAAGTGATAGGTGAGATTCAACGGGCATCTGGTGCCGCCGAACGATTAATTGAACTGGCTGAAACGCAAGTAGATATTCCCGTTGCAACTCATCCAGTGAGTTTACCTGCCGATGTTAGTGGTGAGCTAGTTATTGAGGGACTCAGTTTTGCTTATCCTGAGCAGGACACCTTAGTGCTTAAAGACGTTAATATGACGATTACCGCCGGTGAGCGGGTAGCCTTAGTGGGGCCGAGTGGCGCGGGTAAAAGCACCTTATTCCAGTTATTACAGCGCTTTTATGTGCCTAGCGAAGGCAGTATTCGGCTCGAAGGGATTGATATTGCGAATCTTTTACCACAGGATTTGCGTGCACAGTTTGCCTTAGTGCCGCAGGACTCTGTGATCTTTGCCACTAGCGTGCTTGAAAACGTACGTTATGGAAGAGTCGATGCCACCGAACAAGAAGTGATAGATGCTTGTATTGCAGCCCGTGCCCATGAGTTTATTAGTGAATTTACTGAGGGTTATCAAACCTATTTAGGCGAGCGTGGAGTGCGACTTTCAGGTGGGCAAAAGCAGCGGATCGCTATTGCGCGGGCGATTCTAGCTGACAGACCAATATTGTTACTCGATGAGGCGACCAGCGCCTTAGATGCCGTCAGTGAGCAGAAAGTAAAGCAAGCGCTGGATGTATTGATGGCGAATAAAACCACCTTGATTATTGCCCATCGCCTATCGACGGTCATCAATGCGGATAGGATTTTTGTGTTCGATAAGGGCGAGATTGTCGCCAGCGGCCGCCATCAAGCCTTGATGCAATCTAATGCGCTATATCGTGAATTTGCCAGTTTGCAATTGTTAACCGAAGATGCCAATGCCTGCGCAATCAATGAGACCACTTAG
- a CDS encoding AMP-binding protein has product MAYDQDSQLKLGYSSLVDLIEKTSLRYGDKPAYACLGKTSSFNEIERDSRYFAAYLQNKTQLKPGDRIAIQLPNITQFVIAAYGAIRAGLILVNTNPLYTERELIHQFNDSGAKALVVLSDLLPTLAKVVATTEIELVISTHALDLIEPQIQPKTGLKNIAFCDILKQGAELTFTRLAPTLNDLCALQYTGGTTGLSKGAMLTHGNMLANAAQVKSRIGSVISEGEDIFVAPLPIYHIYAFMVNLVLYFECGGCSVLIPNPRDISGLIKTLAKYPFTGFAGLNTLFVALCHQPEFKALDFSHLKITISGGTALTAAAANIWQQTTGNMISEGYGLSETSPVISLNAPGYQKLGTIGKPVIGTEVKLLDENNIEVPLGTAGELAARGPQVMRGYWNNPQETANVMTPEGFFKTGDIAIATAEGFHQIVDRKKDMIIVSGFNVYPNEVENVLASHPDIIECAVVGVQDEHSGEAVKAFIVLKDNNLNHEQAKSTILQYCREQLTGYKLPKIIEFMTQLPKSTVGKILRRELKNKA; this is encoded by the coding sequence ATGGCATACGATCAAGACTCCCAACTCAAACTAGGCTACTCATCATTGGTCGATCTTATTGAGAAAACCAGCTTACGTTATGGTGATAAACCCGCCTATGCTTGCTTGGGTAAAACCAGCAGTTTTAACGAGATAGAGCGAGACTCCCGTTACTTTGCCGCCTATTTGCAAAACAAGACCCAACTCAAACCTGGCGATCGTATTGCAATTCAATTACCCAATATCACGCAATTTGTTATTGCAGCCTATGGTGCTATTAGGGCTGGGCTCATTCTAGTCAACACCAACCCTCTCTATACAGAGCGCGAACTTATCCATCAGTTTAATGATTCAGGAGCCAAAGCCTTAGTTGTACTATCGGATTTGCTGCCAACCTTAGCAAAAGTGGTCGCCACTACCGAGATTGAATTAGTTATCTCAACCCATGCTCTGGATTTAATAGAGCCTCAAATTCAGCCTAAAACGGGCCTGAAAAATATCGCGTTCTGCGATATTTTAAAGCAAGGCGCAGAACTGACCTTTACCCGCCTAGCGCCCACACTCAATGATCTCTGTGCATTGCAATATACAGGCGGTACAACGGGATTATCTAAAGGAGCCATGTTGACCCACGGCAATATGCTCGCCAATGCCGCGCAGGTAAAATCCCGCATTGGTAGCGTGATATCTGAAGGCGAAGATATCTTCGTTGCGCCATTACCGATTTACCATATTTATGCTTTTATGGTGAACCTAGTGCTGTATTTTGAGTGCGGAGGTTGCTCTGTTCTGATCCCTAATCCGCGGGATATCAGCGGCTTGATAAAAACCTTAGCTAAATACCCTTTTACTGGCTTTGCCGGACTGAACACGCTATTTGTCGCCCTGTGCCATCAACCCGAATTTAAAGCACTCGACTTTAGTCACTTAAAAATTACTATCTCTGGCGGTACAGCACTCACCGCCGCGGCGGCCAATATTTGGCAGCAAACCACGGGTAATATGATCAGCGAAGGTTATGGATTATCTGAAACCTCCCCTGTCATTTCACTCAATGCGCCCGGTTATCAAAAGCTCGGCACTATTGGTAAACCTGTGATTGGTACTGAGGTCAAACTATTAGATGAAAATAACATTGAAGTACCTTTAGGGACTGCAGGAGAATTAGCGGCGCGCGGCCCGCAGGTGATGCGAGGATATTGGAATAACCCACAAGAAACCGCCAATGTGATGACACCAGAGGGCTTCTTTAAAACAGGCGATATTGCCATAGCAACGGCGGAAGGTTTCCATCAAATTGTTGATCGCAAAAAAGATATGATCATCGTGTCAGGCTTTAACGTCTACCCTAATGAAGTTGAAAATGTGCTTGCCAGTCATCCCGATATCATTGAGTGCGCGGTTGTTGGTGTACAAGATGAACACTCGGGGGAAGCGGTCAAAGCCTTTATCGTCCTCAAGGACAATAACCTCAATCATGAACAGGCTAAAAGTACAATTTTGCAGTATTGCCGCGAGCAATTAACGGGTTATAAATTACCTAAAATCATTGAGTTTATGACGCAATTACCTAAAAGCACCGTCGGTAAAATTCTGCGCCGCGAACTTAAAAATAAGGCTTAA
- the ccoG gene encoding cytochrome c oxidase accessory protein CcoG, whose amino-acid sequence MPKSDITPITNAKPALAEQFIPIKNISTAPKANSSLENATASSKIHFREQKGYFQRLRTMMNSLLIVLFFALPFISVNGRQAILLDVSQQQFFFFGLTLWPQDFTLLAWIFIAAAFGLFFVTVFWGRVWCGYLCPQTAWTFIYVWIENRIEGNSNKRKLLDKAPWTANKIGKRTVKHSLWGLAALLTGCGFIGYFIPARELYLDIFTGNASFWVTCWVWFFAICTYLNAGWMREQMCLHCCPYSRFQAVMFDANTKTVTYDAQRGESRGPRKRKQATNLADPTLGDCVDCHLCVEVCPTGIDIRNGLQYECINCGACVDACNETMLKFDYKQNLIGYMSENDLKGISHSYWRSPRFLGYGAAVIIMFIVIGLDLNNRSEIQLNVIRDRQSLYRETSDNKVENTYQLKIRNKTQDTKQYQLAVDSEMPFSLIAAPIITLAAGEQIDYPVTVLADKDNVPSGRKLIRFSVTDIKEPRQQVSQETGFFSP is encoded by the coding sequence ATGCCAAAGAGCGACATAACCCCAATTACAAACGCAAAACCTGCCTTAGCAGAGCAATTTATCCCCATTAAAAATATTTCAACCGCCCCGAAAGCAAACTCCTCGCTCGAAAATGCCACTGCCTCAAGCAAAATTCATTTTCGTGAACAAAAGGGGTATTTCCAACGCTTAAGAACCATGATGAATAGCCTGTTAATTGTGCTATTTTTCGCCCTGCCGTTTATATCTGTTAATGGCCGCCAAGCAATATTGTTGGATGTCAGTCAGCAGCAATTTTTCTTTTTTGGGTTAACGCTCTGGCCGCAGGATTTTACGCTATTAGCATGGATTTTTATCGCAGCGGCTTTTGGTTTGTTTTTTGTCACCGTATTCTGGGGACGCGTTTGGTGTGGCTATCTTTGTCCGCAAACTGCATGGACCTTTATCTATGTATGGATAGAAAACCGTATCGAAGGTAATAGCAACAAACGTAAATTACTCGACAAAGCCCCTTGGACAGCAAATAAAATCGGCAAAAGAACCGTAAAACATAGCCTATGGGGACTCGCAGCCTTACTTACTGGTTGCGGTTTTATTGGCTATTTTATCCCCGCACGCGAACTCTATTTAGATATATTCACAGGTAATGCTAGCTTCTGGGTGACTTGTTGGGTCTGGTTCTTCGCCATTTGTACCTATCTCAATGCGGGTTGGATGCGCGAGCAAATGTGTCTGCATTGCTGCCCTTATTCCCGTTTCCAAGCGGTAATGTTCGATGCCAATACTAAAACAGTAACCTACGATGCACAGCGTGGTGAATCCCGCGGTCCACGTAAACGTAAGCAAGCAACGAATCTAGCTGACCCTACTTTGGGCGACTGTGTTGATTGCCATTTATGTGTCGAAGTGTGCCCAACGGGGATCGATATTCGTAACGGCTTACAATATGAGTGCATCAACTGCGGTGCCTGTGTTGATGCTTGTAACGAAACTATGTTGAAATTCGATTACAAACAAAATCTTATCGGCTATATGAGTGAAAATGATCTCAAAGGAATATCCCATTCCTATTGGCGATCTCCCCGTTTCTTAGGCTACGGTGCAGCGGTCATTATTATGTTCATCGTCATAGGCTTAGATCTAAATAACCGCAGCGAAATTCAGCTTAACGTGATACGCGATCGCCAAAGCCTGTACCGTGAAACCTCGGATAATAAAGTTGAAAATACCTATCAACTGAAGATCCGCAACAAGACACAAGACACTAAGCAATATCAACTTGCCGTTGACAGTGAAATGCCTTTTAGCTTGATTGCGGCTCCCATTATCACCTTAGCCGCGGGCGAACAAATTGACTATCCCGTAACGGTTCTTGCCGATAAAGATAATGTCCCTTCAGGGCGAAAATTGATCCGATTTTCAGTCACAGATATTAAAGAACCAAGGCAGCAAGTAAGCCAAGAAACAGGATTCTTTAGCCCTTAG
- a CDS encoding sigma-54 interaction domain-containing protein: MTKTPSPKEPLDKHFLPENQLLLNAVGEGIYGFDLNGNAVFINPAAERMTGWKNAELLGKNIHNCHHHSHADGSHYPQEDCPIYNTLKDGITREITHDVFWRKDGSSFPVHYSSTPVYRDNQLIGVVAIFRDISIQKQTEHSLRQALIQVQALSERLASENHYLQAELADKTGDVDISGNSSVIRHMIQQLHMVANTDSTVLICGENGTGKELVARNLHKLSHRKDKPMISVNCAAFSASLLESELFGHEKGAFTGATSRRKGRFELAHQGTLFLDEVAELSLEAQSKLLRVIQEQSFERLGGSETIQVDIRLVAASHHDLLKRVELGLFRMDLYYRLNVFPIKVPPLRSRLDDIPELVSHILHNLNRKLGKKIRGVSQKGLQKLMAYTWPGNVRELQNILEREAILTQGDILHIHAMPTDNLNAPHLSLQHQTLAEAEAWHIEQTLKRLNWRISGPSGAANILGVPPSTLRSRMKKLGIQRQMNETN, encoded by the coding sequence ATGACTAAGACCCCCTCCCCTAAAGAACCATTAGACAAACATTTTCTGCCGGAAAATCAGTTGCTACTCAATGCCGTGGGTGAAGGTATTTATGGTTTTGATTTAAATGGAAATGCCGTTTTTATCAATCCAGCAGCTGAACGGATGACAGGCTGGAAAAATGCAGAGTTACTGGGCAAAAATATCCATAATTGCCACCATCATAGCCATGCGGATGGCAGCCATTATCCCCAAGAAGATTGTCCAATTTACAATACCTTAAAGGATGGTATCACCCGCGAGATCACCCACGATGTGTTTTGGCGTAAAGATGGTAGCAGCTTCCCAGTGCATTACAGCTCTACTCCTGTTTATCGAGACAATCAACTTATTGGCGTAGTCGCGATATTTCGTGACATTAGTATTCAAAAACAAACTGAGCACTCATTACGCCAAGCCTTAATCCAAGTGCAAGCACTATCCGAACGTCTTGCATCAGAAAATCACTACCTGCAAGCCGAATTAGCAGATAAAACAGGTGATGTGGATATTTCTGGTAATAGCAGTGTTATCCGCCACATGATCCAGCAACTACACATGGTTGCCAACACCGACAGTACAGTGTTGATTTGTGGTGAAAATGGCACAGGAAAAGAATTAGTTGCCCGCAACTTACACAAACTCAGTCACCGCAAAGATAAACCTATGATCAGCGTTAACTGTGCCGCCTTCTCAGCCTCTTTACTGGAAAGTGAACTCTTTGGTCACGAAAAAGGAGCATTTACCGGTGCCACCAGCCGCCGAAAAGGTCGATTTGAACTTGCACATCAGGGAACGCTGTTCCTCGATGAAGTCGCAGAACTCAGTTTGGAAGCCCAATCAAAATTACTACGAGTTATTCAAGAGCAATCCTTTGAACGTCTCGGCGGTAGTGAAACCATCCAAGTGGATATTCGCTTAGTCGCAGCCAGCCACCATGATTTACTCAAACGAGTCGAGCTGGGATTATTTCGTATGGATCTCTATTACCGTTTGAATGTATTCCCAATTAAAGTTCCGCCACTCCGATCGAGGCTGGATGATATCCCCGAACTAGTCAGCCATATACTCCATAACTTGAATCGAAAACTGGGTAAAAAAATCCGCGGGGTCAGTCAAAAAGGCCTACAAAAACTGATGGCCTACACTTGGCCCGGCAATGTACGTGAGCTACAAAATATCCTTGAGCGTGAAGCAATTCTTACCCAAGGAGATATTTTACACATCCATGCAATGCCAACCGATAACCTAAATGCGCCACATTTATCACTGCAGCATCAAACCCTAGCTGAAGCAGAAGCATGGCATATAGAACAAACACTTAAACGCTTAAATTGGCGTATATCAGGGCCTTCTGGCGCAGCTAATATCTTAGGGGTACCGCCGAGCACGCTCAGATCGCGGATGAAAAAATTGGGGATCCAACGTCAAATGAATGAAACGAATTAG
- a CDS encoding thioredoxin family protein, with the protein MGTITLISFILLSLLIGVILLLLWQKRKGKNIPLSVIFTLGFFALGLGSIIGFVHKGEDYQAYQKLQWHTLAPAEIAPLVAQGYTVFVDITSDWCTICQTNKADVTHREQIVNALMAENIILMQGNWSEANSTIESYMRHEGVPGTPYNKIYGPSLPKGIVLPAKLSINDVLNGLAAAQGRPAYSY; encoded by the coding sequence ATGGGCACAATCACCCTCATCAGTTTTATTCTTCTTAGTTTACTAATCGGTGTCATTCTGCTTTTGTTATGGCAAAAGAGAAAAGGTAAAAACATCCCATTATCAGTGATTTTTACCTTAGGATTTTTTGCATTAGGTTTAGGCAGTATTATCGGATTTGTACACAAAGGAGAAGATTATCAGGCTTACCAAAAACTCCAATGGCATACCTTAGCACCCGCCGAAATTGCTCCTCTGGTCGCACAGGGTTATACGGTTTTTGTCGATATCACTTCAGATTGGTGCACGATTTGCCAAACGAATAAAGCCGATGTGACCCACAGAGAACAAATTGTAAATGCCCTAATGGCAGAAAATATTATTTTAATGCAAGGCAATTGGAGTGAAGCCAACAGCACAATTGAATCATATATGCGCCATGAGGGAGTACCAGGCACGCCTTACAATAAAATCTATGGGCCAAGTTTACCTAAAGGCATTGTGTTACCAGCAAAATTGAGTATCAATGATGTGCTTAATGGCCTTGCAGCGGCCCAAGGTCGTCCAGCATACTCATACTGA
- a CDS encoding LysE family translocator yields MSLSTWFGLLAICCLGAMSPGLSLAMVVRHTLGGGRSKGIVCAWAHSIGIGFYALITLLGLAVALKKAPLLFNGIAIMGALYLAWIGIQSLRSNGGVQAKLAAGEATDTFTAARDGLAISLFNPKILLFFLALFSQFVMVADSMTGQALIVLTPLIVDGLWYSLVALMLSHSRVLPKLREKAGLIDKLTGIVLILLAIRVIYTL; encoded by the coding sequence ATGAGTTTGAGTACTTGGTTTGGTTTATTGGCAATTTGTTGTTTGGGAGCTATGTCTCCGGGGCTAAGTTTAGCCATGGTGGTACGTCATACGTTAGGGGGTGGACGTAGTAAAGGGATTGTTTGTGCATGGGCGCATTCTATCGGGATCGGTTTTTATGCCTTGATCACGTTATTGGGTCTAGCCGTAGCCCTAAAAAAAGCCCCTTTACTATTTAATGGAATTGCAATTATGGGGGCTTTATATCTAGCCTGGATTGGTATTCAGTCGCTGCGCTCAAATGGTGGTGTGCAAGCAAAACTTGCCGCCGGAGAAGCAACTGATACATTCACTGCGGCGAGGGATGGATTAGCTATCTCTCTTTTTAACCCCAAAATCCTACTGTTTTTTTTGGCGCTGTTTAGCCAGTTTGTCATGGTGGCAGATAGCATGACAGGGCAGGCCTTGATTGTTTTGACCCCTTTAATCGTGGACGGTCTCTGGTATAGCTTAGTTGCGTTAATGTTGTCTCATTCGCGGGTGTTACCTAAACTTCGAGAAAAGGCGGGTTTGATTGATAAATTAACTGGTATCGTCTTAATACTGTTAGCTATTCGAGTGATTTATACGCTTTAA